Genomic window (Deltaproteobacteria bacterium):
TCGAGGCTCGAGCCCGCGCCGCGCGCGGTGAGCGGGATCGCGTGCTCGGCGCAGAGCTTCACCACCGCGACCACGTCGCCGGTCGCGAGCGGCCAGACGACGGCGTCGGGGCGTGCACCGGGGAGCGAGGAGGCGTCGCGGGCCGCGGTCTCCAGGTCGCCGGGGCGGGTGGAGCAGCGGTCGGGGAGGTGATCGGCGAGGGCGCGGAGGAGGGCCGCGTCGAGGGCCATGGTGCGGGCGTAGCGATTCCGGCGCGCGAGGACAAGGGTCGTGTCATGTGCTAGGGAGCCGTTGGTGGAAGTAAACGCGATGTCGGAAGCCAAGGTTCCGGGTTCGTGCTTCTGCGGAGCCGTGCGCTTCTCGGCGCAACTGCCGAGCCTCTTCTGCGGGCACTGTCACTGCTCGATGTGTCGCCGCAGTCACGGCGCCGGCTATGTCACCTGGTTCGCAGTGCCGCGGGATCAGCTCCTGCTCGAGGCGGGCGAGGCCGAGCTGGCCCGGTTCCGCTCATCCGACCACGGCACGCGATCGTTCTGCAGGCGCTGCGGGAGCTCGCTCTTTTGCGAGTCGACCCGCCACCCCGACCAGATCGACATCGTTCTGGCCAACATGCACGGTCCGATCGACCGGCCGCCCCAATTTCACGTCTACTTCGACGATCGGGCCGACTGGGTCGTCGTCAACGACGGCCTTCCGCGGCTTGGGGGTCCTACGGGTCTGGAGCCGATCACCATGTCGACCCGGGACGCAAGCAAAGCCGATGAATCGTGAACGCGAGCCTACGCTGCCCCCGGCACGACCTGGAGCGAGAAGCGCCTGAGCGCGCGGATCGCCTCGAAGTCACCGGCATCGGCGGTGACCAGCGTGGCGCCGATCGTGCGTGCTGTTAGGGCGATCAGGACGTCGTGGACGAGGGAGGCGCGCCGCACATCGCGTCCCGACGCCCGAAGGCGCCGGAGCACCTCGCCTGCGTCGGCGAAGATCCCGGTCGTTGGGGGCACGATGCGCGCCGCCGCCATGTAGCCGTGCACGGCGCGTTCCAGAGCCCGGCGACCGGAGCGCGTGTGCGCCCCGGCGCGCAGCTCCATCTCGACGACGGCGCTCAGGTAACGAAGGGAACCCCTGCCCATGACCAGCTCGGGTCTGAGATCGCGACGCAGCCAGTCGACGTAGATGTTGGTGTCCAGGAGGACCTTCTCAGGAGCGGCCAAAGACGTCCTCGATCCCGCCCGTCCCTCCGGCGCGACGGAGCGCGCGCCGGACCTGCTCCTCCGCGAGAACGGTGTCGAGTGCGCGCTCGATCGTCTCTCGGTTGGTCTTGGTCCCAAGCAGACGCCGCGCCCGCTCGATCTTACGCTTGAGGCGCCGGTCCCGCGTGGTCATGCGCCAGGCTACCGTCCTCCTCGCGCCAGAGGCAAGACCTGGGGCCGCACGTCGTCGAGACAACAGGGGAAGAAGGGCGCAGGAGCACCCGCAGGATCGCGTGGCTCGGCACCCGGGTCAGGGCGCGACGATCCCCAGGTTGACGCCTGCGATGCCGATGACGAACAGGACGATCACGAACAGCACCGGCGCGAGCACGATGGCAAGGCCCGAGCGGTGTCTCAGCAGACCAGCGAGCTCCAGAAGCGAGACCGTCGCCCCGAAGGCCACCAGGTAGAACATGATCGTGCTCAGCTCGCGCGCCGACTGAGCGTGACCAAGGTGGTGCTCGATCAGGGCTGTCGCAAG
Coding sequences:
- a CDS encoding GFA family protein, which gives rise to MEVNAMSEAKVPGSCFCGAVRFSAQLPSLFCGHCHCSMCRRSHGAGYVTWFAVPRDQLLLEAGEAELARFRSSDHGTRSFCRRCGSSLFCESTRHPDQIDIVLANMHGPIDRPPQFHVYFDDRADWVVVNDGLPRLGGPTGLEPITMSTRDASKADES
- a CDS encoding type II toxin-antitoxin system VapC family toxin, with protein sequence MGPRPTERRSSAHSTPFSRRSRSGARSVAPEGRAGSRTSLAAPEKVLLDTNIYVDWLRRDLRPELVMGRGSLRYLSAVVEMELRAGAHTRSGRRALERAVHGYMAAARIVPPTTGIFADAGEVLRRLRASGRDVRRASLVHDVLIALTARTIGATLVTADAGDFEAIRALRRFSLQVVPGAA